CAAAGGCTGGGATTAATGTTATGTAGTTTACAGGTTCCGATCAGGCTGTAGAGCATTGCAATTCGCTTTGCTGATTCATGGCTCCCGGCAAAGAGGTAATTCTTTCGGCCTATAAAAGTCGCTCTTATAGATCTCTCAGCCGCGTTATTATCTGGATGTAGCTTTCCATCATACACGAAGGCACAGAGTTTATCCCAGCGTTTTATACTATAGGCAAGGGCTTTTCCTATCGGGCTTTGTGGAAGTACCTGCTTGTATTGGTCTTCCATCCAGCTTCCTAATTTCTTCAGTATAGGTAAGGAGTGCTTCTGTCTTGAAGCTGCTCGTTTTTCATTGTCGTGATTTAACGCTCTGCTATCGCGTTCAATCTGATAGACGAGCTGTAACTGTTCCAATACATATTCTGCTCTTTCCCGGTCGCTGTAAATAGCGTCAGATAAGTACCTTCTTGCATGAGCAAGACAGTGGATCAATGTTATATTATTGGTATCAACGATGCTATTATATGCAGAGTAAGCGTCTGTTTGCAGCGTACCATAAAAATCTTTCAGCATTTCTGCGGGTCCTTCCCGGCCACGCCCGGGTTGATAATCAAAGACAAGCAGCTTATTAATACTATCCTGATAGAGCCAGTAATACCCCCGATGAGTGCTCCCTTTCTTATCCTTGTCGAGCACTGGTACCGATGTCTCATCAGCCTGCAAATAGTCAGCGTTGAGTACTTCTGTTACCAGCGCTCTGTAAATAGGAGTAATTAACGCAGCTGTCTTAGCAAAACCATCACTCAGCGTTGAGTATGGTAGCTTTATGCCATCTCTTTCCAGACGTTGTTGCTGGCGATGCACGGGGAGATGATCGCAGATCTTCTCAACAACCAGTTGAGCCAGTAAGCCTGGCCCCATCATCGATTTTGCAACTGGTAATGTTGGCAAAGGTCCAACAATAATTTTTGACGACGTCTCATTCGCAGATGGGAGAAGGTACTTGTTACGGATGTAACGGACTACATAAATTTCAGCGGGTTTGTATTCCAGCACTTCAGTTTCAGTGGTGCCAATATGTTTACTACCAGCTGGTATATGGTCTGGATCTATAATTACATCTTCTCTTCGTAAGTGAGATGGTATGGTATGACGGCTATCTCTGGCTTGAGTCGCATCTTGTTTTACAACTTTGACATAAGTCACCTTCTTTGCATCTAACACGTTGCAAACAGCAGCAGATTGTTCTGTTGGAATATCGAGTGCCAGTTGATTCTTATCTGCGGGAATAAATCGCTCCTGGCGAACTCCG
The DNA window shown above is from Chitinophaga agri and carries:
- the tnpC gene encoding IS66 family transposase, with product MSTSAKDNDYKQLYESAINKVEQLQHELNQLKKMIFGVRQERFIPADKNQLALDIPTEQSAAVCNVLDAKKVTYVKVVKQDATQARDSRHTIPSHLRREDVIIDPDHIPAGSKHIGTTETEVLEYKPAEIYVVRYIRNKYLLPSANETSSKIIVGPLPTLPVAKSMMGPGLLAQLVVEKICDHLPVHRQQQRLERDGIKLPYSTLSDGFAKTAALITPIYRALVTEVLNADYLQADETSVPVLDKDKKGSTHRGYYWLYQDSINKLLVFDYQPGRGREGPAEMLKDFYGTLQTDAYSAYNSIVDTNNITLIHCLAHARRYLSDAIYSDRERAEYVLEQLQLVYQIERDSRALNHDNEKRAASRQKHSLPILKKLGSWMEDQYKQVLPQSPIGKALAYSIKRWDKLCAFVYDGKLHPDNNAAERSIRATFIGRKNYLFAGSHESAKRIAMLYSLIGTCKLHNINPSLWLKDVLMVINDHPINRIKELLPHIWITKQK